A window of Chlorobium phaeobacteroides DSM 266 genomic DNA:
GTACTGGTTGATAACACCTGCAAAGTTGGTGAAGAACGTTCATCCATGAGAAAACAGCAGAAGCTGAATGAGCTTTCGGTCATGCATTCGGATTCATCGAGAGTGGCTTTAAGCAACTCTTCAACCGAGCGGTTTTCAGCCATATCGAGAAGACGAAGGCGAAATGCTGTCAGGGCTTCGAATCGTTTTCTCTCGGTAACATCATGAATAGTGGAATAATACAGTATATTTCCGGCAATTTCAATATTATTGCTGAATACCTCCACATCACGGATTGAACCATCCGCCCTCCGATGACGAAATGAAACGCATGACTGATGCAATGATCCGCATTTCTCAGTATCCAGAGTCACCAATTCAGATGAAGTCGTATTGATTTGCTCAATATTCATCGATGTCAGCTCTTCAATCGACCAGCCATAAAAATCCACCGCAGCCTGATTGGCGTCAATAATTTTGCCTGAATGGGAGTCGATAATCAGCTTGATTTCAGAAAGGCTTTCAAAAAGTTTTCTGAAACGATCTTCGCTCTCACACAGCGCATCTTCAGCCTGCTTGCGATCGGTAATATCCAGAACGATACCGACATATCTCCCGGTGCGTCCTGCGCCATCCCTTAACGGAAAACCTTTGGACATAAGCCAGCGCTCATTGCCGTCAAGATCACGGCTTCTCCAGGCTACTTCAAATGCAACATCGTCTCTGGCGGCCCCCAAAACAGTTTTCTCGGTTTTTTCTCTATCCTCAGGATGAACTGAACTCAGCCATGCCTCGAACGTCGCATCGCAGCAAGAAGCGTTCAGTCCATAGAGCGCCCACACTTCATCTGACCAGATGACGCTGTTTGTAACCGTATCCCACTCCCATATGCCCGCATGAGTTGCCGACATAAAAAGCTGCAGTTGTTGGCGGCTTATTGCATAAACCTGTTCGGCATTCATTATGACCGGAGAACCAGAAAGAGCTTCACGTTTGTTATTATCTTCATGCATAAGTCTCTGTTTTATATACTGGACATTTCCGAATAGTCAACGACGCAGTTACATGAAAACATGCGACCATAACAATAGTATCCAACAATCTTGATGCATTATACGGACTTGAACAGAAAAAGCAGGCAGAAACCGGATACTCAACCCCGCAGCTGTCTTGTCGTCAATCAATAGTACCAATAAAAAGAATGTAGCTATTGGATTTCTTTTTTTTGAAAACATTTCCTGTCCCCCTCAGGCAATCGACTTTACCCTTAATCGGAATATGGCCTGATACAGAGCCACATGAAAGAAACAGCATCGAGCAGTATCAGGAATCCTCATATGCCAAAGCGGTACATTACCGTTACCTGAGTCATAAATGCTCCAACTCAGAACTATCATGACAGAAGACCTGTTAATCTCTTGTGTGAGGTTTAATGATTACCGATATTATAAAAACAGTTGATTACCGAAAACGCTCCCAGCATCATCGAACACCATGAAAAAACTCTCCCCTTTTTTTTTGTTTTTATTTTTCTTCACCGCAAGAATACTTCACACGACGGAAAACATCTCTCCTGTTCTTGACAAATCTGATCAAAAAGGATCTATCATTGTTCATATTCAGAATCTGAAAAAACCTGAAGGATTGCTTGGCGTTGCACTCTTCTCCTCAGAACAGGGATTTCCCGGCAAATCGGAGAGAGCTTTTGCAAAAAAAGGAGTAAAAATTACTGCCACGTCACAGGATGTAACATTTGACAATATTCCCTATGGAACGTACGCCATAAGTGTTTTCCATGATGAAAACAGTAATGAAAAACTGGATACGATGATTTTCGGGATTCCAAAAGAGGGCGTCGGGGTTTCCAATAACCCGAAAATGACAGGCCCGCCTAAATTTAAGCGCAGCAAAATTTTATCCTTGCCTCAAAACCGGAAAGAGATGATAATTTTAATGAAATATATATAATACGACCTGATTCTCTGAACATTTCCAACCATGAACAGTCAATGAAACAAACCCTTGCTCTCTTTACGCTTTCAGCGATCGCCATCGGATCGCTGATGACTGGATGCAGCCCTACAGTAAAGGTTGAAGCCCCTGACAAGCCCATCGTCATCAACATGAACATCAAAATCGATCATGAAATCAGAATCAAGGTTGACCGTGAACTCGACTCTCTTCTTGACAATAAGAAAGGTTTATTCTAATAAGGAGGATGTAAAAATGACTTTTTCAGCGATAAAAAAACCGCTTTTCAGCGTTTTCGTACTTATGATGGTTGTTATCGGCCTCTCGCTCCCGGCCTATGCGCTTGATCTTGAAACCGCCCGGTCGCAGGGGCTCGCCGGTGAGGTAGACAATGGACTTCTTGCCGTCCCCCCGGGATCTCCTGGCGACGCTCAGGGACTTATCGGGACCATTAACAACCAGCGGCGAGCAGAATACGCAAAGGTTGCGGCAGAAAACAATCTCTCGCTCGATGTTGTAGGAGGAATGATGTTCCAGAAAATCTACACCCGACTCCCTGCAGGAACATGGGTACAGGTCCAGGGGAAATGGACAAAAAAAGCCCGATAACCGCCCGATAAGCCTGTTGAACGGTGAAATGGCCGCTGAAAATCATCGCGGTTCTGCTGTTGCTGGCGCTCCTTGTTCCGGCAGCAGCATGGATTTCCTTTCCATGGTATGCCCAGTCTCTGATTGACCGGGCTCTTCAGGGAAAACCTTTTCGCGTTGAGGTATCGGGTGTGGGCATTCCCTTACCGGGCAGCATAGGGTTCCGTTCTGTCAAACTTGTATTTATAACCCCACCCGACAACTGCATACCTGCAGCGACAACCTATACCATTAATCTCGGTAGCGGAAAACTCTCATGGATTACTGAAAGTGAAGAAAAAGGGATTACGAGCAGCATCATCCCGCATAAACTTCATGCAGATCTCACCCTTGAGGCAGACTCACTTCACCTGCTTCCCGATCCAGAAAACTTCACATTCGAAGACGGTAACCCCCGCATAAGCATAAAACTCAATATCCTGCGCAAGAAAGGACTTTCAATGGAATTTCATCCACTTGATATCGCCTATAGTATCGGAAGTGCGACTGTAAAAAAAGACAAGCTCCAACTGTCAGGCCTTAATTACGATATACACGTTGCACGTGCTGAGGGTTGGCAGCAACCTCTCGATACGCTTACCGTTGCAAAACTTTACAGCGACGGCAACCCTTCTCCTGCAGGCAACTTCAGAGCCTTGTTCGGATCGAAACGAAACTCATTCAAACCATGCTCGCTCATTCTCAGTAACTGCTCAGTCGATCTTTTTCAATGGAATGCAACTTCTGACCATATCGAATACGATCTGAAAGAACAGAAAACCCGCTTTACCCTTAACCTTGCGGAAATTCCGCTGAACGAACTGCCGGGGTTCAAACAGGCAGGAAAAAATACAGTATCCGCAGAAGGAACATTGAGCGGAGCCATCCCTGTTGAGTTTCAGGACTCTACCGTACAAGTGCGCAATGCAGTGGTTGTTGCCGGAAAAGGATCCACTATCGTCTATTATACCAGTCATAACAAACCCTGGTTTTCCCTGAGTATTGGGCCTCAAAATAGCGCAGGAGAACTCCTGAAAAATTTCAATGCTACTATCATACTCAACAGTCGGCACAAAAATCTCTCCGGTATTGCCGTTCAGAACATTTCAACCGATATTTTTGAAGGGACCCTCAATTCATCACCATTTTTTTTCGATCCGGCAAAAAACGAAATGATGATGACGCTCACCATGAACAACATCCGCTTGCCAGACCACCTTACCTGGCACGGTGAATCCAGGGGCACCTTCAGCGGAGGAGTAAGCGGAACAATTCCTGTTACGTACGGGAAAAAAGGGATTTTATTCGGAAACACCCATCTTGTTTCAACTCTCACATTCAGAGACATCTCCCTCAACTCCCTGCCCGGGCTGAGCAGAGAAGGCACAAAAACTCCTTTTGCCTCGGGAAACATCAATGGAGTCCTGCCAATCGAATTTCGCGATTCAACGCTGCTGATTCGCAAAGGAATGGTTGAGGGTGAAAAAGGTTCAAAAATTATTTTCTACGATAAAAAGAACCAACCGTTACTCTCCTTTGATCTTGGCACGAAAAAAGAGGGCGGCAGGCTGCTCAAAAACCTTAACGGTTCCTTCACCTTCATAAACGGCAGCAAAAAAAATGCTGCGATTGACATAAAGAATCTTTCAACCGAAATATTCGGAGGAACACTCAATGCAACTCCCTTTACATTCGGCAACGCCGGAAAAAGCGCATCGCTGACCATCAAGTTGAATAAGATAAGCGCTCTTGACCGGGTAAAACTCTATGGAGAGTTCAAGGCTGCTCTTCAGGGAGATATAACAGGAACGGTTCCTCTTTCAATCGGCAATAAAAGCTTTTCGATTACCAAAGCCCGACTCTTGTCAAAAGGAGGGGGAACCATCAGCATAACCCCTAAAACCACGAAGCAGACAACCTCGGAACGCATCATGGGCGCATCGAAACCTGACGCCGATTACCTGTTCAGCGAACCTGGTCTTTGGTTCAGCCGCTCGTTCGATGGAACATTGGTTGCCGATTTTGCCATGAAAAAATTCGTCCACCGAAACTCGGGTGGCGAACTGATCCTGAGTTCACCAAAAGGAAAAGCCGTACTCTGGCGCAACAAAAAGAACCCGGATCTGATAACTCTTGAAAATTTCAGCGCAGGCTTTTTCGATGGCACAATCGGCATCCAAAAGGCAGACTATGATATGGTTAAAAAAAGCACTGAAACAACAATTGCACTCAACGGCATTCCCATTCAGAAACTGCTTGACCTGCAGGGAACAAAAAAAATATATGCGACGGGTGCAATAAAGGGAACGCTGCCCGTCAAAATCAAAGACCAAGTATTCGAGATACTTGACGGCGACATGGCTGCCGAAGAGAACGGACAGATCATTTACGCAACGACTCCGGAAGAGCGTGCAGCTGCTAATCAGGGGCTGCGAACAACCTATGAAGCCCTCTCAAACTTTCTCTATGCCGAGCTGTTCAGTTCGATAACCATGGCTCCGGATGGCAAATCACACATTAATATCCAGCTCAAGGGCGCAAACCCGGACTATCAGGCAGGACGACCCATAGAGCTGAACCTGAACATCGAGCAGAACCTGCTCGACCTCATGCGGAGCCTCTCCATCTCAGGGAATATCGAACAGGTCATCTCCGAAAAAGCACTCAATATGGGCAACTAAACTCATTTTTTTTCAGTCGAAACCTTCCCGACCTGCTCGGCCTTCACAAAAAAGAATCCGAGAGCTCCCGTCACCAGCCCCTGCATAGGACCAAGCCATAAGTTCGACTGTTGAAGAAAAACAAGAGTAGAATCGCAGTCTGAACAAAAGGACGGATGGAGCATAATACTTGACGCCATAACGACAAAATAGGCAACAGAGAGCCCGAGACTCAATTGATAGATAAAGGGATCTACCGTTTTTTTTTCATCCGATCCACCGCTGAAATCCTTCACCACGGCACCAATCATTAACGACAGTGTCGGCATCACATTTGGCAGAAACCAACCCCATGCATCACCGGCATGATCGACATACAATCCGCTCATGGTCTGACCGATCAACACGGCTGCCAATAGACCGGCACCTGCCAGCCAGGTGACAAGCAGGTTTTTTTTACACGCAAGTATCAGTTTCGATCTGCTCATAACCCCTCCAGTTTACCGTTGTAAAACGCTCCACAGTCGGGACCGCTCAAGATGAGCCTTTCCTGTTATACTCCCCGGAATGATCAGGGTTGCCTGCTTCGCTGTTTTTTTAAACTCATAGATCAGCGCGGTGCACCGATGCGCTTTCGTATAAAGCAGCGCTCCTGCTTCTTCCGGGAGAACATTAAACCCTCCGCTGAACCACCCTTCAACAACCTCCCTGCTCGGGCCCTTTGCTCCCTGGGTAAATCCATAGGGAGTGAAAATAAAAACGATAACACGATAATAGCCGGGATTGCCTTTAAAAAGCACCTTCAAGTATTGGGGAAAATCAGAAAACGGGCTTATTGGCGGCGTTTTCACCGACCACCTGCTATCCCCCGGTTTCGGCGTCCCGTCACTGTTTATCTGCTCAATGCGGGTAACCACGGCAAACCCGCCAGGAACAGCATAATAACTGCAATCCGAGTAACCGCACCGATCAAGCGCTGACGTGAGAATGTGGTCAACGTCACGGAAAAGAACCGAATCCTTTCCGGATTTTCTTAAAAACACATCAGGAATAACCTCTTCAGCGGAAGCTTCAGGCGGGGGCCACTCAAAATTCGGCATAACATTCGCTGTTTTTGACGGAGCTTGTGGACCTTGGGGAGCTTCAGGAGTTTGTTCAGCAGCAGGTGACGCCTCAGGCAACTGATAAGCTTCCGGTGCTGGAGCTTCGGTTTTTGCACAACCGGCACCAACAGTAATCATGAACAATAAAAACAGACGAAAACACATGCCCCGCAATGCAGGAGAGCTGTTCATCTTCACCTCCATTTTTTATTCCAGGTTAGCAATCCCTTTCCATCCACCCCATAACCGCCCTGGTAGTCTCTTTTTTCAGGATAGTCAGCGCTGTTGTAGTCGGAAATTAAAAATCAGCCAATTTCGGAAATTAGCAATCACCCAGGCAGCGGCTTTAAATTACGTCATTTTGCAATGATTTCCTACTCCTTTTTGAAGTGGTAGTTGCTTTTTTCTACGATTGCCCCCTCCTTCCGGCGATTGTTGTTGTTCGAAGATGGTTGTCCGGTGTTCGAGCCGGTAGCTCTTGCCGGTCAGTTTAATGACTTCGCACTTGTAGAGCAGCCGATCAAGCAGAGCCGTCGCAAGAACCTCGTCGCCAAGCATCTCTGCCCACTCTTTCGGGCTTTTATTGGTGGTAATGATGAATGATGTCTGTTCATGCAGTTGGTTGACAAGCTGGAACAGCCCGACGGCAACACTTTTTTCCAGCGGGAACATCATGATGTCGTCGATAACCAGCAGATGCGCACTCAACAATCGTTTGTACTCTCTTGCTGCCGCCGCTGTAATCTCTTTGAACCTGATAGTCTGGATGAGGTCATCCATGGTGCGGAACAGTGCGTGATAACCGAGTTTCAGCGCTTCATGGCAGAGCCCGCCAGCAAGATAGCTCTTGCCGGTTCCGCTTGGCCCGATAAGGATCAGGTTGAAGTTCTGGTCGAGCCAGAGCAGTTGCCGTAACTGCTGGAGCTGGACTTGGCTGATCCCGTTTTGCACTCCCGAGTCATAATGATCAAGATCATGGAGCAACGGAAGGTTTGCTATTTTCCGGCGCCGTTCAAGATGAGCTTTCCGTCGGCAGGAGAGTTCACTTTCAAGCAGGGTCAGCGCAAAATCACTGTAGGATGGTTCGCTTTTGCGCGCTTCTTCGAGCAGGAGATCGACGGTTCCTGCCAGCCCGGTGAGATTAAGTTCTCGGGCGTGTTCCTGTATGGTGGTAATGGTTCTTTCCATGGTCGTTAACTGAAAATGTTTTCATAGGTGGTTATGCCACTGCTGTCCGGCACGAACGAGAGCATCCTGTCCATATCACTTCGGAGTGTTTTCGGGCGGAAGGTGTTGAACACCGCCTGATGACTCTGTTTTTCCTCCTGCTTCCGGTAATGGTGCAGGATATCATGGAACTCACCGGACGAAAAGAGATGATGATCGACACAGTGTGCGAGGGCATCATCAATCAGCTTCTGCTGGCATCCGCTGATGGCATTGCGTACATGCAGGAACTGGTCTCGACTGTATCGGGGATAACGGTTGTGGATGCTTTCAAGAAACCGTTCCGCGTGTTCCTGATTGGTGAAAAGCAGCATGAGCGAATCCTGCAACTCTCGCAGTTTGGAGGAGGTATCACGGCGATGGTTGTTGTTGATCACCACGGTGCCTTTGCCGCTCTCAATCGGGTGATTGGCCAGCAACCTGCCCTCTTGAGCATAGAGACAAAGGGTGTTCTGCCTGACTTCCAGCACAACCAGTGTCCCCGGCCCTGCATAGGTGCCGACCGGCAGGCTATAGAAATTCCCTCGATACGAGATCGTGTTGTCTTTGCGAACGTGATACTCTTTACCGACAGTACAGGAAATCGGATAGGGTAAGGGTTCAAAAGGACGAAGATGCTGTTTCTCCACCTGCCATTCAGCATCAGGTATCAGCCGCGTTGTGGCATGTTCCTTGGCATTGGCTGTTCGTTCAAGCCAGAGCAACGCTTCCTGGTTCAGGACTTCAAGATTGACGAAGCGTCGCCCCGGCAGGAAGTTGTACTTCACATATTTGACGCCGGCCTCGATTTTTCCTTTGCTTTCCGGATCGCTTTTCCGACAGAGATGGATCTTCAGACTGCGGTGCAACAGGTATTTCCTGAATGCCTCAGTATAGAGGATAGCACCCCGGTTCTCATCGGTAACAATGGTGGAATCCTGATCATAGACCAGTGTGTGCGGTATGCCCTCAAAAAAAGAAAATGCCTGTTCATGAGCCTCAAGCACAAAACGGGTCGTAATCGGTTGCTGGCTGAAGCTGACAAACTTCCTGCGGCTTCGGGAGAGCAGCATGATCATGAAGTGCACCTTCACTTTGCAGGCATCAGCACTCGCCATCCAGTACTCACCGAAATCAACCTGCGCCTGCTCTCCGTAAGGAAGTTGCTCGACCGGATGATAGGCACGAGGGGTTCCTTTCGGTTTTGGAAGATCATAGGCTTTTCGGATCCACTGGACAAAAGAGTAGATCGTTCGAGTCGTTACCTCCGGAAAAACAGGGTGATGCTCCTTCAGCCAGTCTTCAACTTGAGTTGCACTGCAGTCAGGATAGTCGGTAACCCTATCCTTGACGAACTGTTCATAAGGCTGCAATTTTCGGAGGCGCCGCTTCTGCAGAGCAAGAAACGCACTGAATTCCTCATCGGTCATGCGGAGGAACTTGCGCACCGTCACTCTGTCCATGCCCGTCTTTCGACTGATTTGGCGGATGCTTAATCCTTCTCGGGCAAATTCCTTAACTTTGTTGTACATGGTTAGCTTTTTTAACTGTGTCCTCATAGCTCTGGGGTTTGATTTGGTTGGCACCTTCAAACTACGAGCTATGGGTGTTTTTTACGCTAACCCTGGGTGATTCTTATTTTCCGAAATTGGCTTATTCTTGTTTTCCGATCACAGCTGTAATAATAACCATACGCGTGAACGCTCAAGATGCGCCTTTCCAGTCAGACGCCCGGGAATGATCTGAATTGCCTGCTTCGATATTTTTTTAAACTCATAGATCATCGCGGTACAGCGATGATCTTTCGTATAAAGCAGCTTCCCCTCTTCCACAGGAAGAACATTAAACCCTTTGCTGAACCACCCTTCAACAGCTTCCCTGCTCGGTCCTTTTGCTCCCTGGGTAAATCCATAGGGAGTGAAAATAAAAACGATAACACGATAATAGCCAGGATTGCCCTTGAAAAGCACCTCCAGATATTGAGGGAAATCGGAAAAAGGACTGATTGGCGGTGTTTTCACCGACCACCTGCTATCCCCCCGTTTAGGAGTTCCGTCACTGTTTATCTGCTCAATGCGGGTTACGACGGCAAACCCGCCCGGAACAGCATAGTAACTGCACTCGGAATAACCGCACTGATCAAGCGCTGACGAGAGAATGTGATCAACGTCACGAAACAGAAGCGAATCCTTTCCGGATCTTCTTAAAAACTCATCGGGGATAACCTTTACTGCGGAAGCTTTAGGCGGCGGCCATTCAAAATCAGGCATTGCAATCTTATAATATAGCGGTTCTGATGGCGGCGGCGGCGGCGGCGGTGGGGCGCTTGCGGTTTTTACTGAACAACCCGAAGCTACCAGAAAAAAATGCAGTAATACCACACCGATCAACCCTTTGAGCGAAAAAAAACTGCTCATTCTTCTCTCCCCCTTTCAGGTTTAAAAAGCCAGAAAAACGGTAAGGCCCGAGCTTTTTCCTAAAGAAAGTTACGTAATCTTCAAATAACAACACAACGGAAATAATTAATAACAGGGAATGACGAAGCACTCGGAATTGTTTATGATAATAAAGAGCATAAAGAGCACCGTAATCGAGATCAACCCCCTGAACATTGAAATACGATGAACTGGAAAGAACTGTTGACCCGTCAAACCGAACAGGCCTACAAGGTAGTAACCCACCTGGTCGGCCTTTGCAATGATAGCGAACTGAATTGGAAGCCCGACGAGGAGAATAACTGGATGACCACAGCACAACTCCTCTACCATACGGCAAATTCCGGAGGAAAGCCCATGAATGGATTTGCTTCAGGAAGCTGGACATCACATGAGCATGTTGACGGCGACATGGAGAAATCAAAAAAAATGATGCCCCCGGCTACATCTATGCCTGGCGTATCAAGTATTGCCGAAGCTCTTCAATTGCTTGAAGCCGATAAAAGTCTTGCACTTGAGACCATTGCCAATGTGAGTGAAGAAGATCTGGCAACAAAACCTTCCCCTGCGCCATGGGATCCGAAACCTGTGATACTCGGCATACGGCTTCTTGAGATGGTGGAACATCTGAACCAGCATAAGGCGCAGCTTTTTTATTATCTGAAACTTCAGAACAAATCGGTAGGAACCTTTGATCTCTATGGAGTTTAGAGCTCTGCTCCTTTTCATATCGATTAAGAGGGAAAACCATACAGTCACAGTCGTTTTTTTCTACAAATCAGTAGCTTTTATGTGCATTTCTACCTGACCGTGCTTTTCGAGACACTGTCCGGAATACATTAATCCGGTCAACCTCTTATAAAAAAGCAACTTACTTTTCTTTCTTTGATTCGGCATGGTTATTGCTGCTCTATTCAGGAACAGGCCAGGAGGCAAAACTGAACCATAAGCAAAAAAGCAATGACCATGACCAGCGTAACGACACTATACGGCGAGCTTACAGGAATCGAGTTCCGGTCGCTTTTTTCAAACGGCAAGACCGATGGTTGCCTTGTAACAAAACCAAACCTGCTGAAAACCCCATATGGCGAACTGATTCCGCAATATGAAGCAGAAGATATGGGGAGACGGTCGACAAAACCGCTCTACTTCTATAAAAACGGGGCTCTTAAATCCATAGCCCTGCAAACATCGACAATGCTTGACACCCCTGCCGGGGTTATCCCGGCAGAACTCGTTACCTTTCATAAAAACGGCAGAATCAAGCGTATCTTTCCGCTTGACGGAAAACTCAGCGGCTACTGGTCGTGGCAAAACGAGTTTGCCCTTGCCAAACCCCTGAGTCTTGATTCGCCGGCAGGCAAACTGAACGCAAAAATGATCGGCGTCCAGTTTTACGAGAGCGGTGCACTGAAAAGCATTACGCTCTGGCCTGGACAAACGCTTACCGTTGCAACCCCGGTTGGCGAAATAACCGTAAGAAAAGGGCTTGCTTTTTATGAATCGGGCGAGATCCGTTCGTTCGAGCCCTTGAAAAAAGTTGAACTCCGCACCCCTATCGGTCGGGTGCTTGCCTACGATAATGAACCTAACGGCATTCACGGCGACATCAATTCCGTACAGCTCTCTGTTGACGGAAGCATCGAGGCATTCAGTACGGTTGATCATACCGTTTCGGTAGGTTTGTCAGATGAAAAGTATGAACTGTTCGAACCGGGAGAAAAAAACAATGTCTGCGGAGATGAGCGCAAGGTGAGCGTGCCGATGAAGGTTCGGTTCCATGAAAACCGGGTAATCTTTCACGATAACCCGAAACACTCGTTCGAACTGGAAAAATACCGGTTTGAAATAAAGCCCGTTATAAAAAAAGCTGCCGAGCCGGCTTACTCATGCGGGTAAAAGAAATTGCCCGATACGACTATCGCAGGTGGGACGAACCGGCATTCGGATGTTTTCCCCCTGCCAGTCGTTCCGCTGCGTTCCTCCCTGCTGTCCAGCCTGTTGAAAAGGCTGCCTGCAGATTGAATCCGCCGATCTCTCCGGCATAATCGAGAAGTTCTCCGCAGCAATACAGCCCCGGCACAAGACGCGACTCCATCGTTTTGGGATTAACCTCTTTCAAAGCGATACCCCCGGCAGAGACCTCACCCTCATCAAGGGGTACCGACTTTACCGTGCCCATTGGAAAACGCTTGAGCACATCGAGTAACGATTTTCTTTCGTCCTTTTTCAGCTCGCTCCAACGGACATCCGGCTCAAGAGCTGCATGCCGCATGATAAAGGGCACAAGCGCCGTAGGAATCGTACCATACGGAAATATTGCAAAAGAGCCGGAAGGAGGAGCAATGGGAGCTGACTGCAGAAACTTTCTCACCATTTGTGTTCCGTTCTTTCGAGCGTGCTGTAAAAACAACTCCTGCAACTCGGTGGATGTATGAGCGGGAAATAAATCGACATAAAGTTCTGCCGCACGGTGTTGGAGCGCAAACTTGGCTATCTGTCGGGAAAGTGAAAGCACGGCGGGCCCGGTAAGTCCGCGATGTGTTATCAACACGTCGCCTCGGCGCTCCACCCTCTCGTGCGATACTGAAACAAAGAGCGTGACCGAACGAAGCGATACTCCGACAAGATCTGCTGGCGGGACTTTTTTTGTTACAACCGGAGCAAGAGCAGGAGAAGGATCGATGACGCTGTGGCCAAACTTTCGGGCAAACGCAAGTCCGTCTCCCGTCGTACCGGTTGTAGCGTACGAAACCCCGCCAACGGCAAGAATAAGTGCCGAAGAGTTGAACTGCCCTCGGGATGAGTCCACCGTGAACTGTTCTGAATCGCGCTTCAAAGCACTTGCCCGGCATGAGGAAATCATATTGATTCCGGCATCAAGAAGCATTGCCTCAAAAGCTTTCAGAACATCCGCAGCCCGCTCTGAAACAGGAAAAACCTTGCCGTCAGGTCTTGCTGCGGTTTTTACCCCGTAACGATCAAGAAGCGAACAGAGATCGCTATTGGTAAACGAAAAAAACGAATGTTTAAGAAATCGCCGTTCTGCCTTATCAAAAAAGCCCTTCAGCAGAAGCTCGCCGGATTCTCCTTCATGAGTAACATTGCATTTTCCTCCGCCAGAAATCCGAAGTTTTGCGCCCTGCCTTGCATTGCGCTCAAGCAGGATTATCGTAAAGGCATCATCAGGTATGTGAAGGTTTCTCAGGGTGTCACGAGCACCAAGCGCAGCTAACATCCCCGACGCTCCCCCGCCGACAATGAGCAAATCCCCTTTCAGCGCCACGGTCAACTACCTCCAGCCGCCACCAAGCGAACGATAGAGCTCAGCCATAGCGGATACGTGCTGACGACGGATATCGGCAAGTTCAAGCTCGGCCTGCAACAGATTATTCTGA
This region includes:
- a CDS encoding BaiN/RdsA family NAD(P)/FAD-dependent oxidoreductase, whose protein sequence is MALKGDLLIVGGGASGMLAALGARDTLRNLHIPDDAFTIILLERNARQGAKLRISGGGKCNVTHEGESGELLLKGFFDKAERRFLKHSFFSFTNSDLCSLLDRYGVKTAARPDGKVFPVSERAADVLKAFEAMLLDAGINMISSCRASALKRDSEQFTVDSSRGQFNSSALILAVGGVSYATTGTTGDGLAFARKFGHSVIDPSPALAPVVTKKVPPADLVGVSLRSVTLFVSVSHERVERRGDVLITHRGLTGPAVLSLSRQIAKFALQHRAAELYVDLFPAHTSTELQELFLQHARKNGTQMVRKFLQSAPIAPPSGSFAIFPYGTIPTALVPFIMRHAALEPDVRWSELKKDERKSLLDVLKRFPMGTVKSVPLDEGEVSAGGIALKEVNPKTMESRLVPGLYCCGELLDYAGEIGGFNLQAAFSTGWTAGRNAAERLAGGKHPNAGSSHLR